In Ischnura elegans chromosome 3, ioIscEleg1.1, whole genome shotgun sequence, the sequence TCTAATATACAAACTTTTAAAAATGGTCTGAATTCATACATATCATTGTGTAcatattaaaatcaatatttgaaataataattaaaaattaattcttacgTTATAAAAGGcaaattaatgttaaaatcatgttgaatattttattaaatcattgtaggtaacattttcttaatttataataGCTTATCCATTGAATAaatcttcgaaaaaaataaacaagaattgTTATCCGACACTAATCGTCTTCTGCAATACTACCACAAATGTCCAAGTAAACTTGACACATTCCTTGTCggaaagtaaagaaatatttactcttttaaaagggaatttttatttacataagaaGCCTGTGTATTTTTGCATCTAAAGGTGAAAATTCTGGTGTTTTTGgatagaatttctttttttataaatattgcagaaaatattgaaggagggtgaaattcaaaataacaataattcaaCTTTAgcaagattgggactagaaagtccaatCTTCTATCTAACCCCTACAGGGATACTATGCAACACTGAAAATTTTTGCAAAGGTAGGGAATTTACTAACATCAATTCTTTGTTTCCAAGGAACTTTCCAATTGCCCTATTTTCCTCATGGGAAGGTAAGTGACTAGATTTGGCTAGTACAGCATACATCATGACATATAAACGCAGAGACATCATTGAAATTCAATAGTTAATTACATTgttaatgaataatgaaaatcaataattttttctactgttaCTCCACtacataaattattgaaaaaataaaattcaatcaaaatctAGGCAAAAAACAGGAACtgagtgagacaaggttgtgcacCTTTTCCAgttctttttttcagtattaaCATCGAATAAGCCCTCAGTGAAATGACAAGTGAATACCAAccggaaaaaaattagcatgctatcATTAGCAAGTGGCATAGCAGTCGCAGATGAGGCAAAGAGGAATTTGATGAGGATTCTGTTAAATATGGAAACGATATACACAACTGTAAACTTACAGCACACAACAGAATATCTTTGGTTCCAATGTGAGATGAAACATGAGCAAGGACCTCATTTGTCATCAAGTAGTCATGCACTGCACTGAAAATAGGAAAAAGtgcatttaaataatgaaaaaatgagttacaatactatgtatttataatatcaaaatatctcTTACCATATCCCTTCCTCTGGAAACTGTGGTAACATAATTCTGAGGTAACCTTTTATGTAATAGGTCATaaatttttctccttcttcaATTAAACCTGTGTTATCTTTCAAAGTTAAATGACCATCTTCAATCCCAACTTCTTTTTGCCTCTCTATCTCTACATCTAGATAAGACTTGTGGGTTAATGCCTGCTTCAATAGGTCTTCTTCAAAATCTTCACTAAGCCTTTTCCCAAAGGCATAAATCTCAGCTGCATAGTTCCTGTGGTGATAATGAAAGTTTGAGACAGATTTGATCTAAAAACATTTAATCTTATTTCTCTGAAGGCAAGCATATTTACAGTAAGCTATAATTAGGTGTAGAAGGCTGAACAGATTGTAAAGGTGCATCTTGTTAAGCTCTTCCTCACTAGCCACTTAAGGGATTTCTTTGAGAAAACTTAAGCTTAACAGTGGTCTACTTTCCATCAAAAAATTCATTGGTATGCAGTTCTCTCCTTTGTCATATTCCAAGAATATATTCAAGTACAAAATGTGAGTGAAGTACCCATGATTAGTGAAAAAGCAGAGACCAACCAGAGGTGAACCTTAGCATTTACCTGCCAGAGtacagaaaatgcaaaaattctaccgaggaaaaatcattcacgctGGCTATGCTTGAACCAGGATCCCCTCTACTTTTGCTGAGTGTTAAAAGCAATGAAACTAAAAAGGTGTCCATTTAATGCATCCTCCAGCAAACATTTAAAGAAGAAGCAACATAGTTGTCCCCCCCCCTATTGCATCTTCTACCAAGGCACTCAAAAATCTACCGGAAAGAGGGTGATGATTTTCTTTCAgatactttttcaaatgagaatttcCAGTTATGCTCTTCAACTAATccatatttttcagaataaatttcATAACTTAGGACCTTGAAGGCTTATACTTTTAATTTAGACTTCAAATTTATCACAAACACGACAGTATTGGGTATTGTGTATTCAAGCATTTTAAATTCCCATAAATCCCTCCTGTGTGGAAAAACGGTTTTACTTCACTTGATCATGTTATAGCCAGTCCTCTCCTTCAATGCCCTTTAAATTAGCATGCCAATATGGGATTTCCAGGCACAGAGTGGAGCTTTTCCCCCTTGCCCTTACTAGCACATAAGGAGTTTAAGGCAGTTAAACCACCTGCGTTTAAATTTTATGTGTCCTTCCCAAAATGAGGTAGAAAGAGTAACAAGTACACACGCATATACTTCAGaccatgggcggatccaggatttctttctgggaggggcacaagcacggccgtatccaggattttgttcaggggggggcacaaggatacctcgttatacaaaacgaacgaaatgagaatgggaccatattaaaaatctagcatatttttaagggtctggggggggcacatgcccctgtgcccccccccccctggatccgcctatgcttaaGACTCAACAACTTCATTCCTTTTCAATGAGTACAATCCATACTCTTCTCTTGCTCTAATGGCTATTTCAAACTTTGTAATCTGAAACATTGCAGATAGGACCCAGTAGCTGATTTATCAACCACTTGGGAGTTGAGCGTTAAATGAAAATTGCATACATGAATCACTACAAtatattaatgagaaaatatttttaccattccaCAAATGCAGATCGTCTAGAAATTGGCTGTGGTCCCATTTTCTCCTTACGTTTTCTCATTTCCATGCGGGTAGGTGCTACCCATCGTTTGATACCTCTTTGAGCTGAAAGTGATGAAGGGAAGATTGATTAGAGTAAGTTGTGCAGAATATCCATAATCCATAGTTGGATAATTAATCCTTGATACTTGTCTCATATGGTGTCTACCCATTTACTCTTACTCTATAATGATATCCCAGAATGGGCATGtcggaaataaaataactttttacaaCCATCATGTACTCCACACTCACTATTCCTTCATTACTGCTTATTGCAAAAAAGTCAACTTGCAAAGAAGATACAAAGGGTTTCATAAAAAATTGGTCAAATAACGTGTGATATTAATAGATAGACGCCAACTGGCAATGAGGCATACACCAagaaattcttttcgtttatGACAAATAATTATTGATGTGGAATTTTCGGTATATTAAACTagaaatttggtaaactgatttATAATGTTGAGTAACTGCTCAAATTCACATGGATAATTTAGGGCAGATCATGCACTAATCAAATGCAGATGCTGAAAACACATGATTCAGCTTCCCTAAGCATACCCTCCATCATTACATCTTCAAGGTACTTCCAAGATTGTGATTTGATTGACGTTCAAGAGTTACAGAAACCTCAAACCTAGTACAACGTCTACGTCGCTGGCAAGGGTGAGAGTAAGGAAGTTAATCAGATAATTTCAGGAGGAATTCCAGGAACATATACGACAATTTTCCTCATATGTCAGCAAAGATAATATCTCACATGGTTGATGTGAGTCATTATGGGAAAGAACAATCCCTACAACATACATGCCAGATATACGAATAGTAAGGTTGACATAGGCAGCCGCCCCCGAGATATGATAAAACGcagattttctgaaatatatactCTGATATACCTTTCAGAGAATACCTAAAACCATAACAAGGAAATTTACAAACCTGCAAGGTTAACCAAACTTCCTTTAAGGCCATTTGAATTAAATAACTGGCGAAGTAATAGTGTCATAAGTTATGTTGATTTTTCGAACGACCTTAAAAGAGTTCACCTAGCTCGGATGAGATTCTAGGATTGAGTAACGTCAACTTTTACGCTCAAAAATCGTATATAATGGTTCAGAACTATTTAAAAACAAACCaaatattatgaaaagtgctcaaagggaaacaataataaaaatttcaagacaaaaacaTTCACTAAGCGATATCGCGtaacattttttcattccataaatGTATGAAAACTTCCGGTAAAGTATATTTCATAATCCGCAATTGTATGAAgatgattgaaattaattaatttaaaccataaattttgaataaaaagtgATGTTACccgtaaatttaaatattaaaattgcaagATTGAGAAAATCATAcgatgaaattcatatttttagttCTCTGTTTACAGAAATTTTTCATCTCCCCGGTAACCAATCGTAAACGCGTAAACTTTCACGCCTCCGCATTCAAAAGACAGCGGGCTGTGTTGTTTACGTATGGATCTCAATCAGAGCTCAATTATATTGATATATTGTTTGTAAATTGTAATTCGAAGCTCCATAGGTAACTTGGAAtcgtattttttaactttaaatgtaTCCTAAAAAGCTGATCTTCGTAGAAGTAGGAAATttgtattgattaaaaaaattttttttgcacattaatttttttcctgaatcatacctaataatatttcatacatatacatatttaatttaattgtttctGTCACTTGTTCTCTATTTAATTGTAAgtgtattcttatattttttcttaatatgtaAGTGCTATAGGTGAATAAGTATGAGGGGATGATAAAGCTAGAATTACGGTAATTTTACTGTCACTATTTGGATATTGTCCACATATTATCTTACTCCAAAAATATGTCATGAGCAAGTTAGGCGCAGCTAGGTTTCTTGGTTTTCCTCCGCTTCGATCCATCTTCGTGACGATAGTTCATGTTTGAAGACGCTTGCTGCAatgtcggcgaaactgttgtcacaaaTATTAATCGATGCTGAGAACAACCCAGAAACCGCTCCACTACACAGAATCCTCCAGTAAcatgagaaatttaattttttgactaGCTCATCTtagatataatttcaaaaatattgatagCTATCAGCCATTCATCTGTCATTTGTGGGCATCCCTTATAATCCATTGCATGCATGGTAAATTAACCAATTGAAGtgcaatgatattatttttattgataattttcgaTTTAAGGTAAGTTTGTTTGGTAAATTATGGTTATCACCCACCCTTCCCACATTCCTTAAATGTCCTTCTTCAGTGCATTATATGACTcatgaaccaccatttttataaCTTCCTCTTACGTCTCTCCATCCAGTTCACcgtctccatgcccacatctccaacctcttctcatcctccttcctctgTGATAAAATTTCTTCCCCATGGAGTACTACGATTCGTATCAAActcttttcttttcaaaaattcctccttTGCTTAAGCTATTCTCCTCTTGATATCCATACTGCTGATTCTGTTTTCCTCCAAAAAGCCCCAAAAGTTATTCAATCGTTTCATCTGTTCAAGTTTCAGGCCCTCTACTTTTTGCCAAGTCTTGATTTATTCACACTCAAGGCTTTACAAAATCATGCAACTCTAGTCTCTCTCTAATTTTCATGCCACATTCCTTGCACTGTTCACATAACACATTCAAACCCTTCTGCAAACCTTTCGCCTATTGGTTTATCAACACTGTTCATCAGCAATCCTCACCTACTTGAACTCCAATCCACCCACTATTCTTACCTCACCTCCACTAGCCATCTCTTTGGCATACAAATTATACAGTATTATTGGCTGCAAACAGCCTTGTCTCATGCTTTGGCAACCTGATTCTTTGTCAGCTAACCTCATTAGTCATTGTGAAATTCAGACTGCAAATGATATGGTAAAAACTATGGAAAAGTAGATGGTGAAAATACCCACATGATATggtacagtggcggatccaagatAGGGACAAGGGTGGAGCTTAATGGGGGGCACGGACTTAGAATATGAGAATGGGGGGTAATTACAGTTAATCTCCCAGCACTATTGGGGGTCGGaagaaaattaccattctatgtaGTGTAAATGGGATTCCCCCCTCTCTCAATCTGACACTGAATTGTAACAcgccaaaagcgtgtaaaatagacCCTaaatttagagctaatttgtatttacaTTCATTGAAGTAGATAAATGTATAGGAAAATACAACTAAATATGTACCTTTGTATTAAGTGGgtactttaaacattttttgattttatctagtgtggGTTTCGACCCAATTGGGGGGATATAGCTCTGCTCTACCACTGGAATGGTACATAGCAACCATTTGGCAGTTGTTGAAAGGTGTACAACAAGTAATTCCCAAACACCTCCCAGCTAGCACAAAACTGGGTATTGCCTAAAAACAAATTGGTAAAGGTGTCCATGTAAGCATGCCATCAACAAACGAGCAAGAGAAGTGCAAAAGTCGCCAAAATTAGAGAAACTGTTGCTCTGTCCGGTAAGTGTAACACCTGCAGGCTGTTGTGAGATTTAACCAAAAGGAAACAGTAGCCATGATGGTTAACATCAAACTCAACCCTTTGGACTAGCTAACTGGGCTATGACAGCATGAATAAATGTAGTTTCAAATGGGCAGCAGAACCCCCCTCCTTTGCGTCTAAATATACATACTACGTTTTATAAAATGGTGTCAGTGACACACTGTGGAGCTCCTTGATCTGGAAGGGGCTGGGAGTATACACGTTTATGTGtgtatacatattttgaaatgtagACATAGCCTATGTTAAAAATGAAGAATGTTAAACTATGTAGTACTTCGAATAATTACGACttaaaacaatttgaaaaatataatagagATATTAAAGCTTAGTGGGAGGTGGTTGGAGAAATCAGGTAGGAAAAGATGATAAATGGTAGTTCCGATAAACAGCTGTTTAAATATAGGAGGATAAGCTGATGCTAACCCCTCAGGAATTGCTATGGCtaagtattttatttcagtttttgacTCAGCTGTAAAAAATGATAGTAAGAGTATTTTAAACAACCCATGCCCCACTAATAAAAATTgagcaatagggaaattgcatactttttataaacagtatgctgatatactacagtaaacacttagtaccgcaatatacttttttccgcttaaaattcagtttttaccctagaaaatgactcccaaaagtctcccgagtttcgcgggctaaaaaataccgcccccactaatctttggccgtgacgtcatagttcagtacgagtccaagatccaagcccagtaactgcaggtttggaagagcaacgttgcgtttaaaggagaacatggctgaaataaggaaaaattacaagtggtgcattgttcctctgtgcaataacaccctagaaaaaattttcgtctgcattcccacggaggaaattagaagaaaagcctcgatgcatgccgtctgtcgggataagcgttacggaaaaataagagtataataaacggaatgataaacccgtgcgctatgtgagcgaagataactttaatataaataatatttccatatttcattgactgaataacttgaaactgagatttttcgataattcggccgccgtagaataaaaactcaacttcacaacaaaaatcgagataggtgtttctcgatggttaagatggactcaaattatttatggcacttgttcaatttcagttacggaaggacatagaaaattccatgatgtttaaaatcaagagaggaaatatgaaaatacagagcaacgttgatcctcatgcattcgagtgccagccaagaagacagcgttttcttctactgtcggcgtcaaaatgatgtgccgcagtactttgcaaatttataccctggcttcactgcatgctataataatgaactatatgtcattttaaagtaaattttatcctaaattctgatttattttattacaaaaaattgaaaaatgtatagacacggccagtgcaatataaatgactccgcgcaccgaaaaattagccgttttgtcaacttcatgaactttgcaactcaacctatggaaaactactacgtctacagcattcatcttccacattaatttacactcgtcagtgcggattaataaaatggcttttgggtatttttagaacttatattttgttataaattaatgaaaatatttaaacatcgtcttgtcccaaagataaaggaagttgtagatggaaaaagaatggaatccagaggtggtcacaaaaaaagaatcgcagcattctttgattttattctacgccgttgcttgcttttcagaaaaagttgagtcacaagaggaatgttccgcggcccttgatttggaaactgtggagatagaggaagacgtgtggatcaacaatttccatttagttggttgtcaggataaaccaaggatccatttaaaggttgtcaggccatcgtataaagataggactgatgtgcaccacatgggaaatggggtgtttgagggaaagtcaaacccaaagttgtccaaagaatgtgcagttctatgttgctctttcccagttaaaaccaaatagaaattggattgggatgatattttcaccacgggttccagtgatagtgagagtgcaggtgatcatggtcatcgtggaaggtcatccctctaggatttccgatacggaatttttaagtgacaaccgatcgcaatgacgatgagctcgcctttagagtaggtttcagatatatcgtgagaaaagctcccaaaatgtattaaagactctgtttggaaaatattaaaatgttaatgttactttaggaaggccttctaattacaaaagtaacttattaacacctgaagacgttgtatttattatattattcgaaatgcgattgaccgattctttctgcagaataggaagtggttttggggtttgagttacaagatggtagattgtgttggaagttcgtctatattatcgctactaaattgaaacattaatagtctggcttcctcagagcttcctgtcgccctccaggcaaggtatttttaagttga encodes:
- the LOC124155979 gene encoding 39S ribosomal protein L44, mitochondrial isoform X2; amino-acid sequence: MTLLLRQLFNSNGLKGSLVNLAAQRGIKRWVAPTRMEMRKRKEKMGPQPISRRSAFVEWNYAAEIYAFGKRLSEDFEEDLLKQALTHKSYLDVEIERQKEVGIEDGHLTLKDNTGLIEEGEKFMTYYIKGYLRIMLPQFPEEGICAVHDYLMTNEVLAHVSSHIGTKDILLCAEYPPSEKTLANTIKAIVGALLKGEENKEEAQSTAGGLVHDLVITQLAGRDLNELWVGLGGNAIATLAAILHRDGRGPPEPRLLYEAGPSTILASYAVGIYSDKELVGCECHFTICQKTVAMNHGLRNGSTREPFYNKPASMK